In one Yarrowia lipolytica chromosome 1A, complete sequence genomic region, the following are encoded:
- a CDS encoding uncharacterized protein (Compare to YALI0A02783g, highly similar to uniprot|Q6CB79 Yarrowia lipolytica YALI0C21252g): MLLKTLLISATAALAAPIACEQPQEHVETNSNSNSNPKYSLNAIMPGQGAVGMKALQVRGDSIVYGLTQGFSYFKLEAVGDNLVNVESEGQPPKELYAADNGELVINEHPASVGKGYNGGWEFEGENSVKSVTYYGVNEWYSCTSEDDPLHGGQVVYVKKGDNYACKDPIHFTVAATKE, from the coding sequence ATGCTTTTAAAGACTCTTCTCATCTCTGCCACTGCTGCCCTTGCTGCTCCCATTGCCTGTGAACAGCCCCAGGAGCACGTGGAgaccaactccaactccaactccaaccccaagtaCTCTCTGAACGCCATCATGCCTGGCCAGGGAGCTGTGGGAATGAAGGCCCTCCAGGTCCGAGGAGACTCTATTGTCTACGGACTGACCCAGGGGTTCTCCTACTTCAAGCTGGAGGCTGTTGGCGACAACCTTGTAAACGTCGAGAGCGAGGGGCAGCCTCCCAAGGAGCTATACGCCGCTGACAACGGAGAGCTTGTCATCAACGAGCACCCTGCTTCCGTAGGAAAGGGCTACAACGGTGGCTGGGAGTTTGAGGGAGAGAACTCGGTCAAGTCTGTCACCTACTATGGAGTCAACGAGTGGTACTCCTGCACATCTGAAGATGACCCTCTTCACGGTGGCCAGGTCGTCTACGTGAAGAAGGGTGACAATTATGCCTGTAAGGACCCCATTCACTTTACTGTTGCAGCCACCAAGGAGTAA
- a CDS encoding mitochondrial 54S ribosomal protein mL41 (Compare to YALI0A02849g, similar to Saccharomyces cerevisiae MRPL27 (YBR282W); ancestral locus Anc_1.304, similar to uniprot|P36526 Saccharomyces cerevisiae YBR282W 60S ribosomal protein L27 mitochondrial precursor (YmL27)), giving the protein MRPSFVTQLLRPWKKDRSGYMFNLFYGVSKNGNKRLPLTSKQGNKNFYKGHGAGGVGKTTSKGRFIINRDKVRTFVVPAGLEACELKPFVSPTLEPIKNSFRGFSGPLDPKLTVKKVNEYVKSGPVAEEDAPDRKNWIDRE; this is encoded by the coding sequence ATGAGACCCTCGTTTGTGACCCAGCTGCTGCGACCATGGAAGAAGGACCGTTCCGGGTACATGTTCAACCTGTTCTACGGTGTGTCGAAAAACGGTAACAAGCGACTGCCCCTTACCTCCAAGCAGGGTAACAAGAACTTCTACAAGGGCCATGGAGCCGGTGGAGTCGGTAAGACCACTTCCAAGGGTCGATTCATTATCAACCGAGACAAGGTCCGAACTTTTGTCGTTCCTGCCGGTCTGGAGGCTTGTGAGCTCAAGCCGTTTGTGTCCCCCACCCTGGAGCCCATCAAGAACTCTTTCCGAGGCTTCTCGGGTCCCCTCGACCCCAAGCTCAccgtcaagaaggtgaACGAGTATGTCAAGTCCGGCCCTgttgccgaggaggatgcCCCCGATCGAAAGAACTGGATCGATCGAGAGTAA
- a CDS encoding uncharacterized protein (Compare to YALI0A02871g, similar to Saccharomyces cerevisiae HUB1 (YNR032C-A); ancestral locus Anc_6.343, highly similar to uniprot|Q6Q546 Saccharomyces cerevisiae YNR032C-A HUB1 weak similarity to ubiquitin- like proteins) produces the protein MIEITCNDRVGKKVRVKCLPEDTIGDFKKLLAAQIGTAPEKIVLKKGYQTFKDHITLDDYEIHNGSNLELYYA, from the exons ATGATTGAAATCACTTGCAACGATCG TGTGGGCAAGAAGGTGCGGGTCAAGTGTCTACCTGAAGACACTATTGGCGacttcaagaagctgctggcaGCCCAGATCGGAACTGCTCCCGAGAAGATTGTGCTCAAGAAGGGATACCAGACCTTCAAGGACCATATCACTCTGGATGACTACGAGATCCACAACGGATCAAACCTGGAACT GTACTACGCCTAA
- a CDS encoding uncharacterized protein (Compare to YALI0A02893g, similar to Saccharomyces cerevisiae YEL023C; ancestral locus Anc_1.460, similar to uniprot|P39992 Saccharomyces cerevisiae YEL023C Hypothetical 78.3 kDa protein in RIP1-GEA2 intergenic region) → MIPTNNRLRPGMGKNIILCLDGTSNSFGAGPETNVLKLFRMLEKDSPNQLVYYQPGIGTHITVDLPKTIWSAAYSYAEKIVDIGIAWSLDAHIIAAYMFLMKHHCHGDRIYLYGFSRGAFTARILAGMLDRVGLLSPGQNELVPCAWEIYKTWEAAGQPMEDKTSNLACSFKSTFSVPSVCVYFMGLWDSINSSGIILDRSFPYTSSAGIVHHIRHAVGIDERRAKFKQNLFVPHCYNPTLFGPSGIFAERQSPELTPEASPQTSIVSSVRVSPVESRQHTPKGSMVILRHPTSPVPISASTPVLASGSSIRTTASGRRFPCSSRSELSHMFRAHSEQSHMIGTQKTRHRPERSGDLVELWFPGDHGDVGGGWLPRGSPHLLSDIPLAWILSESVKFKVIFKEGVIDEFRNNHDPEECLIAPMHDSLNLFRRQGENGRGEDPWWRPWFWWFLETMPVAYRVENEEEKWTRVAVPNYGRARTIPMGAKFHWSVAWRMRLVDGYRPFDRSEDDDGSSVTGGGSSSDEYGAIPDDFDCHDGC, encoded by the coding sequence ATGATACCCACCAACAATCGGCTTCGACCAGGCATGGGGAAAAACATCATTCTCTGCCTGGATGGCACGTCCAACAGTTTCGGAGCAGGTCCCGAAACCAACGTCCTCAAGCTGTTCCGCATGCTCGAAAAGGACTCACCCAACCAATTGGTTTATTACCAGCCCGGAATCGGAACCCACATCACCGTCGACCTGCCCAAAACCATCTGGTCAGCAGCATACTCATACGCAGAAAAAATTGTCGACATTGGAATAGCCTGGTCCCTTGATGCACACATTATTGCCGCCTacatgttcttgatgaAACACCATTGCCATGGCGACCGGATATACCTGTACGGCTTCTCAAGAGGTGCCTTCACCGCTCGAATCCTCGCAGGTATGCTGGACCGAGTCGGATTATTGTCTCCAGGCCAGAACGAACTGGTACCTTGCGCGTGGGAAATCTACAAGACGTGGGAAGCAGCTGGTCAGCCTATGGAAGACAAGACGTCCAACCTGGCATGCTCTTTCAAGTCGACATTCAGTGTCCCTTCTGTGTGCGTCTACTTCATGGGTTTGTGGGACTCCATCAACAGCAGTGGCATTATTCTGGACCGCTCGTTCCCCTACACCTCTTCGGCGGGTATCGTTCACCACATTCGACATGCTGTCGGCATTGATGAACGACGAGCCAAGTTTAAACAGAACCTCTTTGTCCCTCATTGCTACAACCCAACACTTTTTGGTCCTTCCGGCATATTTGCCGAGCGTCAGAGCCCTGAACTGACTCCTGAGGCAAGCCCACAGACCAGTATTGTTTCCAGTGTCCGCGTCAGCCCTGTTGAGAGTCGGCAGCATACACCCAAAGGATCGATGGTCATACTGAGACACCCTACTTCTCCTGTCCCTATCAGTGCGAGCACACCGGTTCTTGCAAGTGGGTCATCAATTCGAACCACGGCTTCAGGACGTCGATTTCCTTGCAGCAGCCGTTCAGAACTGTCCCACATGTTCCGTGCTCACTCTGAACAATCTCATATGATTGGGACACAGAAAACACGCCATAGACCGGAGCGATCAGGAGATCTCGTGGAGTTGTGGTTCCCAGGTGACCATGGTGACGTAGGGGGAGGATGGTTACCTCGAGGGTCACCACATTTGCTCTCTGACATTCCTCTGGCGTGGATTCTCTCCGAGAGCGTCAAGTTTAAGGTGATCTTTAAGGAGGGAGTGATTGACGAATTTCGAAACAACCATGATCCCGAAGAGTGTCTTATTGCACCCATGCACGACTCTCTAAATCTCTTTCGACGTCAGGGAGAAAACGGTCGTGGAGAAGATCCTTGGTGGAGACCGTGGTTCTGGTGGTTTCTTGAAACCATGCCGGTCGCTTACCGGGTTGAGAACGAGGAAGAGAAATGGACAAGGGTTGCAGTTCCCAATTACGGTCGGGCACGGACCATTCCTATGGGTGCCAAATTTCATTGGAGTGTGGCTTGGAGAATGAGGTTGGTTGACGGATATCGTCCGTTTGATCGTTCAGAGGATGATGACGGTTCCAGTGTGACTGGCGGTGGAAGTAGCAGTGACGAATACGGTGCTATTCCCGATGACTTTGACTGTCATGATGGTTGCTAG
- a CDS encoding uncharacterized protein (Compare to YALI0A02915g, similar to uniprot|P08067 Saccharomyces cerevisiae YEL024w RIP1 ubiquinol--cytochrome-c reductase iron-sulfur protein precursor singleton, similar to Saccharomyces cerevisiae RIP1 (YEL024W); ancestral locus Anc_1.461), whose product MSLLRTAAQAVKAPKAYTPLVAAKAFAQTRSVSSQPIGGKSTYKIPDFTPYLKKDRNTDANRLFSYFMIGSFGMLSAAGAKATVQDFLSNMSASADVLAMAKVEVKLGAIPLGKNVIIKWRGKPIFIRHRTSEEIEEANEVNVATLRDPQTDDERVQKPEWLVMIGVCTHLGCVPIGEAGDFGGWFCPCHGSHYDISGRIRRGPAPLNLEIPEYDFADAETLVIG is encoded by the coding sequence ATGAGCCTGCTTCGAACCGCCGCCCAGGCCGTCAAGGCCCCCAAGGCCTACACTCCTCTTGTGGCCGCAAAGGCCTTTGCTCAGACCCGATCTGTCTCTTCACAGCCCATTGGTGGCAAGTCCACATACAAGATCCCCGACTTCACTCCTTacctcaagaaggaccGAAACACAGATGCCAACCGTCTCTTCTCCTACTTCATGATTGGATCGTTTGGCATGCTCTCCGCTGCCGGCGCCAAGGCCACCGTCCAGGACTTCCTTTCCAACATGTCTGCTTCCGCTGACGTTCTGGCCATGGCCAAGGTCGAGGTCAAGCTCGGTGCCATTCCCCTCGGTAAGAACGTCATCATCAAGTGGCGAGGAAAGCCCATTTTCATCCGACACCGAACCTCCGAAGAGATTGAAGAGGCCAACGAGGTCAACGTTGCTACCCTGCGAGACCCCCAGACTGACGACGAGCGAGTGCAGAAGCCCGAGTGGCTGGTCATGATCGGAGTCTGCACCCATCTGGGTTGTGTGCCCATTGGTGAGGCTGGAGACTTTGGCGGCTGGTTCTGCCCCTGCCACGGATCCCATTACGACATTTCCGGCCGAATCCGACGAGGCCCCGCTCCTCTCAACCTCGAGATTCCCGAGTACGACTTTGCTGACGCCGAGACTCTGGTCATTGGTTAA
- a CDS encoding uncharacterized protein (Compare to YALI0A02937g, similar to Saccharomyces cerevisiae DPB3 (YBR278W) and DLS1 (YJL065C); ancestral locus Anc_1.311, weakly similar to uniprot|Q02516 Saccharomyces cerevisiae YOR358w HAP CCAAT-binding factor subunit), with product MSQDVEMRDSEEVETVEETVEETVEETVDTHEAQEEENNAQIKESGASTETPTTAADKTPNIKLPLARTKRIVNQDDDVSLVSVAAYAAINAATQDFVRYLSEQAGLMARMDQRKTLAYKDVAEAIAKNPKLEFLQDIIPRTIPARSLQSRGVQVPKEPTGNISLTNFFKPSGAGASAGSNAGTGTSTPVRASTATSTPVPEDSVEGSAVAIEID from the coding sequence ATGAGCCAGGACGTGGAAATGAGAGATAgcgaggaggtggagaccGTGGAGGAGACCGTGGAGGAGACCGTGGAGGAGACCGTGGACACTCACGAGGcccaggaagaagaaaacaACGCGCAAATCAAAGAATCCGGAGCGTCCACagaaacaccaacaactGCCGCCGACAAGACTCCAAACATCAAGCTGCCTCTAGCAAGAACCAAGCGAATCGTCAACCAGGACGATGACGTGTCGCTCGTGTCTGTGGCCGCCTATGCCGCCATCAACGCGGCCACCCAGGACTTTGTGCGGTACCTGTCGGAACAGGCTGGTCTCATGGCTCGAATGGACCAGCGAAAGACGTTGGCGTACAAGGACGTGGCCGAGGCGATAGCTAAGAACCCCAAGCTCGAGTTTCTGCAGGACATCATCCCCAGAACCATTCCTGCGCGATCACTTCAGTCTCGAGGGGTCCAGGTGCCCAAGGAGCCTACAGGCAACATTTCGCTAACCAACTTCTTCAAGCCCAGCGGCGCCGGGGCATCGGCAGGATCCAATGCCGGCACTGGAACTTCTACGCCGGTGAGAGCAAGCACAGCCACCAGCACCCCTGTTCCTGAGGACTCTGTGGAGGGCTCTGCTGTGGCCATTGAGATTGATTAG
- a CDS encoding uncharacterized protein (Truncated form of YALI0A02959g, similar to uniprot|O60159 Schizosaccharomyces pombe Chloride channel) — MLRCLTIEKFRPASRVAAGSSDTRGRIRHKLYEVYTAAQSWLVLALIGMAIGAIAAVLNISTEWLADLKTGYCSTGFYLNEDFCCWGTEGDHCPAWQSWTGFGLLNYFVYVGFAAGFAALAAFLVKTYAPYAAGSGISEIKCIVAGFVMQGFLGPWTLLLKSIGLPLAIASGLSVGKEGPSVHYAVCAGHVIASLFGRYRNSKSKMREIYSACTAAGVAVAFGSPIGGVLFSLEEITSNFQMKTMWRSYFCALVATGVLAAFNPFRTGQLVMFQVKYDRDWHFFEIFFFSIIGVFGGMYGIFVSKWNLRVQSFRKRYLGKYAVKEATLLASLTALICYSNEFLRLDMTAAMENLFHECENGWEKYHDLCQPDRQGLTMLLSLLAACVIRTFLVIISYGCKVPAGIFVPSMAVGATFGRLIGNIVQYWQQARPDSIIFSQCVVDQPCITPGAYAFLGAAAALSGITNIFVTVVVIMFELTGALTYILPTMIVVGITKAISDRFGKGGIADQMIWFNGFPFIDNKEEHAFNAPVSKAMQKNAVYFTYDSITLKEVETLLESNPFQGYPVVESSKEDPPMLVGYIAKEEIVRLIAKFKALNRDIHSSELGQVQCYFGEIPESARQSSQAFIDMRPSINTCPLTVAPLAPLENVTSIFLQMGPKVVLVVKEGRLVGLISRKDVLKYQFITERQHNHHTRLQTQQYNEQLEERVWKLLNQAGDYINHGLAKIKGYVLRR, encoded by the coding sequence ATGCTGCGATGCCTGACGATTGAAAAGTTCCGACCGGCGTCCCGAGTCGCAGCAGGGTCAAGCGACACCCGAGGACGAATTCGACACAAGCTCTATGAGGTCTACACGGCAGCTCAATCATGGCTGGTACTGGCCCTCATCGGTATGGCTATCGGAGCTATAGCAGCCGTGCTCAACATTTCGACCGAGTGGCTCGCCGACCTCAAAACGGGCTACTGCTCTACAGGATTCTATCTGAATGAAGACttttgctgctggggcACCGAGGGAGACCACTGTCCGGCATGGCAGTCCTGGACTGGCTTTGGACTGCTCAATTACTTTGTCTATGTGGGATTTGCTGCCGGATTTGCCGCCCTGGCGGCCTTCCTCGTCAAGACCTACGCACCTTACGCTGCTGGCTCAGGCATTTCAGAAATCAAGTGCATTGTTGCTGGTTTCGTCATGCAGGGTTTTCTAGGCCCCTGGACCTTGCTGCTCAAGTCAATTGGCCTTCCTCTGGCCATTGCGTCTGGTCTGTCCGTCGGAAAAGAGGGGCCCAGTGTCCACTACGCCGTTTGTGCCGGCCACGTGATTGCCTCGCTCTTTGGACGGTACCGAAACTCCAAATCGAAAATGAGAGAAATATACTCGGCCTGTACGGCTGCAGGTGTGGCTGTGGCGTTTGGCTCGCCTATTGGAGGCGTGCTATTCTCTCTCGAAGAAATCACCAGCAACTTCCAGATGAAAACCATGTGGCGATCGTACTTTTGTGCTCTGGTAGCCACAGGTGTGCTGGCAGCGTTCAACCCCTTCCGAACTGGCCAGCTCGTCATGTTCCAGGTCAAGTACGACCGGGACTGGCACTTTTTCGaaatcttcttcttctccatcattgGAGTCTTTGGAGGTATGTACGGAATCTTTGTCAGCAAATGGAACCTGAGAGTCCAGTCGTTCCGAAAGCGATACCTCGGCAAGTACGCAGTCAAGGAAGCTACTCTCTTAGCGTCCCTGACCGCTCTAATCTGCTACTCCAACGAGTTTTTGCGCCTTGATATGACTGCTGCTATGGAAAACCTGTTCCACGAATGTGAGAATGGATGGGAGAAGTACCACGATCTCTGCCAGCCCGACCGACAGGGTTTGACCATGCTGCTATCTCTCCTGGCTGCCTGCGTCATCCGAACATTCCTGGTTATTATCTCATACGGCTGCAAGGTGCCTGCTGGTATCTTTGTGCCCTCCATGGCCGTTGGAGCTACCTTTGGACGACTGATTGGAAacattgtacagtactggcAGCAGGCACGGCCCGACTCTATCATTTTCAGCCAATGTGTCGTTGACCAGCCTTGCATCACTCCTGGCGCGTACGCCTTCCTTGGTGCTGCCGCTGCATTGTCTGGAATCACCAACATTTTCGTGACCGTCGTGGTCATCATGTTTGAGCTCACTGGTGCGTTGACATACATTCTGCCTACCATGATTGTTGTTGGAATCACCAAGGCTATCTCTGATCGGTTTGGCAAGGGAGGTATCGCTGACCAGATGATTTGGTTCAACGGCTTCCCATTCATTGACAATAAGGAGGAGCATGCCTTCAACGCACCCGTCTCAAAGGCAATGCAGAAAAATGCCGTCTACTTCACCTACGACAGCAtcactctcaaggaggtcgAGACTCTGCTCGAATCGAACCCCTTCCAGGGCTACCCGGTGGTTGAATCCAGCAAGGAGGACCCTCCCATGCTAGTGGGATacattgccaaggaggagattgttCGGTTGATTGCAAAGTTCAAGGCTCTGAACCGCGACATTCATTCATCGGAGCTCGGACAGGTCCAATGCTACTTTGGAGAGATTCCCGAGTCTGCTAGACAGTCATCGCAAGCATTCATCGACATGAGACCAAGTATCAACACATGCCCGCTGACAGTGGCACCACTAGCTCCGCTTGAAAACGTGACGTCAATCTTCCTGCAGATGGGCCCTAAGGTGGTGTTGGTAGTCAAGGAAGGACGTTTGGTGGGTCTTATCTCCCGAAAGGATGTGCTCAAATATCAATTCATCACTGAACGACAACACAATCACCACACTCGACTGCAAACACAACAGTACAATGAGCAGCTCGAAGAACGAGTATGGAAGCTGCTCAATCAGGCAGGAGACTACATTAACCACGGTCTCGCAAAGATCAAGGGATACGTCCTGAGGAGGTAA
- a CDS encoding uncharacterized protein (Truncated form of YALI0A02981g, weakly similar to uniprot|Q9C232 Neurospora crassa Conserved hypothetical protein) → MADEEYNRSASPEQTYERRSVSPRRDDDEAGAPVEHTHDDRELDDRDHSMRDRDDLDRRDDRDDENRDHRDDLDRRDDRDDLDRRDDRRDFDRDDRDLDRRSKEPLNDDDDVDAQNEGTNLFVTGVSRYVNETELEDLFKPFGEVLKCQIMMDPHSGESRGFGFVMMADVTGADEALAKLNGHELAGKTLAIEKAKRKRARTPTPGRYFGPPKARRGGRGGGRYGDDRYSRDRYDYRRPPPSRYDDRRYEEDYYRRPPPPRYDDRDRFPGSGAPGGGAGYRGERGGYGGGRYDDRDRERYPPSRDYRGPPPRDSRDMREPRDSYRDRSERGGDRYSRPPPREREFRGEYGAGDDYRS, encoded by the exons ATGGCCGACGAAGAATACA accGTTCGGCTTCCCCTGAACAGACCTACGAGAGACGAAGTGTGTCTCCCCGTCgtgatgacgacgaggctGGTGCCCCTGTTGAGCACACCCACGACGACCGAGAGCTCGACGACCGAGACCACAGCATGCGAGACCGAGACGACCTCGACCGTCGAGATGACCGGGACGACGAAAACAGAGACCACCGAGACGATCTCGACCGACGGGACGACCGGGACGACCTTGACCGTCGAGACGACCGACGTGACTTTGACAGAGACGACAGAGACCTGGACCGACGGTCAAAGGAGCCCCTGaatgacgacgacgatgttGACGCCCAGAACGAGGGCACCAATCTCTTCGTCACTGGCGTGTCCCGATACGTCAATGAGACCGAGCTTGAGGACCTGTTCAAGCCTTTTGGCGAGGTTCTCAAGTGCCAGATCATGATGGACCCCCACTCTGGCGAGTCCCGAGGCTTTGGTTTCGTCATGATGGCCGACGTTACGGGCGCCGACGAGGCTCTGGCCAAACTTAACGGCCATGAGCTTGCTGGCAAGACTCTTGCcattgagaaggccaagcGAAAGCGAGCCCGAACCCCCACCCCCGGTCGATACTTTGGACCTCCCAAGGCCCGacgaggtggccgaggtggaggacgatACGGAGACGATCGATACTCCCGAGACCGATACGACTACCGACGACCTCCCCCCTCTCGATACGACGACCGTCGATACGAAGAGGACTACTACCGACGACCCCCTCCTCCCCGGTATGATGACCGAGACCGATTCCCCGGTAGCGGCGCCCCTGGTGGCGGTGCTGGATACCGAGGAGAGCGAGGTGGCTACGGTGGTGGCCGGTACGATGATCGGGATCGAGAGCGATACCCTCCTTCCCGAGATTACCGAGGACCCCCACCTCGAGACTCCCGAGACATGCGAGAGCCCCGGGACTCCTACCGAGATCGAAGcgagcgaggaggagaccgGTACAGCCGACCTCCCCCACGAGAGCGGGAGTTCCGAGGTGAGTACGGAGCCGGAGACGACTACCGATCTTAA
- a CDS encoding mitochondrial 37S ribosomal protein uS12m (Compare to YALI0A03003g, similar to Saccharomyces cerevisiae YNR036C; ancestral locus Anc_6.352, highly similar to uniprot|P53732 Saccharomyces cerevisiae Putative mitochondrial 40S ribosomal protein YNR036C) has protein sequence MLRSLGAALTNARMGMARLPWTASALPKPTMSPTLAALTVRHKTINQIQRDGGRPVPYRRKKSPDLESCPQRKGVVLRVLILKPKKPNSAQRKAARVRLSNGKVVTAYIPGEGHNAQEHSVVYVRGGRVQDTPGVKYHLIRGAGDLGAVPNRASSRSKYGTKKPAAPGA, from the coding sequence ATGCTTCGATCTCTGGGAGCTGCCCTCACAAACGCCCGAATGGGCATGGCTCGTCTGCCCTGGACAGCCTCTGCGCTCCCCAAGCCCACAATGAGCCCCACCCTGGCCGCTCTCACCGTGCGACACAAGACCATCAACCAGATCCAACGAGACGGAGGCCGACCTGTGCCTTACCGACGAAAGAAGTCTCCCGATCTCGAGTCGTGCCCTCAGCGAAAGGGCGTTGTTCTGCGAGTTCTGATtctcaagcccaagaagcccaaCTCTGCCCAGCGAAAGGCCGCCCGAGTCCGTCTCAGCAACGGCAAGGTGGTGACCGCCTACATTCCCGGAGAGGGTCACAACGCACAGGAGCATAGTGTGGTCTACGtccgaggaggccgagtCCAGGATACTCCCGGTGTCAAGTACCATCTGATCCGAGGAGCCGGCGATCTCGGAGCTGTGCCCAACCGAGCCAGCTCGCGATCCAAGTACGGAACCAAGAAGCCCGCTGCTCCGGGCGCCtaa
- a CDS encoding uncharacterized protein (Compare to YALI0A03025g, similar to Saccharomyces cerevisiae ARC35 (YNR035C); ancestral locus Anc_6.351, similar to uniprot|O14241 Schizosaccharomyces pombe Probable ARP2/3 complex 34 kDa subunit (P34-ARC)), with product MLMLQYQNLLLQSVLSERLDPETPPLGIDQVVSDFDNVTFHISNPDPKDKTVIMVSMYIKCFQDLVKCGAKKILEREYGPYLTEPEPGYDVSLLLNLTDGSIPSDPEQRDELVNKIALLKRNTFAAPFEKAFDKFDQLAEEAAAEGKDLYAPQKSDNEVMAIHYRDEESIYVRPSYDRVTVIFSTIFKDETDRIFGKVFLQEFVDARRRAIQNAPQVLYTQKEPPLEIRDVVKPSSNADNMGYVTFVLFPRHLVASRRENCISHIQIFRDYFHYHIKCSKAYMHSRMRFRVSEFLKVLNRAKQENVVKEKKTASGRTFKHPN from the coding sequence ATGCTTATGCTCCAGTACCaaaacctgctgctgcaatCGGTGCTCAGCGAGCGTCTGGACCCCGAAACCCCGCCATTGGGCATCGATCAGGTGGTGTCGGACTTCGACAATGTCACCttccacatctccaacccGGACCCCAAGGACAAGACGGTCATCATGGTGTCCATGTACATCAAGTGTTTCCAGGATCTGGTCAAGTGCGGcgccaagaagattctGGAGCGGGAGTATGGCCCCTACCTGACCGAGCCCGAGCCTGGATACGACGtttcgctgctgctcaacctCACAGACGGCTCCATCCCCTCGGACCCCGAGCAGCGAGACGAGCTTGTCAACAAGATTGCACTGCTCAAGAGAAACACGTTTGCTGCTCCATTCGAAAAGGCCTTTGACAAGTTCGACCagctggccgaggaggctgctgccgagggCAAGGACCTGTACGCCCCCCAAAAGTCCGATAACGAGGTCATGGCGATCCACTACCGAGACGAGGAGTCCATCTACGTGCGACCGAGCTACGACCGAGTCACcgtcatcttctccaccatcttcaAGGACGAGACTGACCGAATCTTTGGAAAGGTGTTCCTGCAGGAATTCGTTGACGCTCGACGAAGAGCCATCCAAAACGCCCCCCAGGTGCTGTACACGCAAAAGGAGCCGCCGCTGGAGATCAGAGACGTTGTCAAGCCCTCTTCTAACGCCGACAACATGGGATACGTCACCTTTGTGCTTTTCCCCCGACATCTTGTGGCCTCTCGACGAGAGAACTGTATCTCGCACATCCAAATCTTCCGAGACTACTTCCACTACCATATCAAGTGTTCCAAGGCCTATATGCACTCGCGAATGCGATTCCGAGTGAGCGAGTTCCTCAAGGTGCTGAACCGAGCAAAGCAGGAGAATgtggtcaaggagaagaagaccgccagtggaagaacCTTCAAGCATCCCAACTAG